The Vibrio pomeroyi genome window below encodes:
- the pnuC gene encoding nicotinamide riboside transporter PnuC, translating to MDLLALLDINNTLVNIPIGDGYAMSWIEAFGTVFGLLCIWFASQEKTINYLFGLLNVTLFAVIFFQIQLYGLLLLQLFFFCANIYGWYAWTRPNEQGETLEVRWLSQNKLVATAAACAISIALLTMYIDPFFFALANIAVDSLNLFGADLAEPVLEPDAFPFWDATMTILSIVAQVLMTRKYVENWILWIVINIISVGIYATQGVYAMSVQYAILMFIAANGTREWARTAKRNSDKPVTQATVS from the coding sequence ATGGACCTATTAGCCCTACTTGATATCAACAATACCCTAGTTAACATCCCAATAGGAGATGGCTATGCAATGAGCTGGATCGAAGCATTCGGCACTGTATTTGGCCTGTTGTGTATTTGGTTTGCAAGCCAAGAGAAAACCATTAACTACTTGTTCGGATTGCTGAATGTCACCTTATTTGCGGTTATCTTTTTTCAAATTCAGTTATATGGACTTTTACTTCTTCAACTCTTTTTCTTCTGTGCCAACATTTACGGTTGGTACGCATGGACACGACCTAATGAGCAAGGTGAAACACTAGAAGTTCGTTGGTTGAGCCAAAATAAGCTCGTAGCAACGGCTGCAGCGTGTGCGATTTCGATTGCTTTGCTAACTATGTACATCGACCCATTCTTCTTTGCGCTAGCAAACATTGCAGTTGATAGCCTGAATCTATTTGGTGCGGATTTAGCTGAGCCAGTACTTGAGCCGGATGCGTTCCCATTCTGGGATGCGACAATGACCATTCTATCGATCGTTGCTCAAGTTCTTATGACACGAAAGTATGTTGAAAACTGGATACTTTGGATTGTGATTAACATTATCAGTGTTGGTATTTACGCGACGCAGGGCGTTTACGCAATGTCTGTCCAATACGCTATTTTGATGTTTATTGCGGCGAACGGTACTCGTGAGTGGGCTCGTACAGCTAAACGTAACAGTGATAAACCAGTGACTCAAGCAACGGTTTCTTAG
- a CDS encoding Crp/Fnr family transcriptional regulator, whose product MKVAPYSSGRFKNYLEQKSSEFKALIYQHQVSSRYFDKNDEILRQGEQLQHLYVVPAGRVSMSISAANGRRFQLGEVSCDYHIFGEMEFFTQTPCQWNVVADEHMQVDVICIQKLSEALHDKPEMMFFFASALAEDYQDSMGIYTNRLLHSITYNIAYDLLVQSQTNTVLGGFDKVNQEAERFGTSSRVYRRAVKDLFDKGFIKKGQQGLEIIDQQELKAFIDSYE is encoded by the coding sequence ATGAAGGTCGCACCATACTCAAGCGGACGTTTTAAAAATTACCTAGAACAGAAAAGCTCTGAATTCAAAGCTCTCATTTACCAACACCAAGTCAGTTCGCGCTATTTTGACAAGAATGATGAAATTCTGCGCCAAGGTGAACAGCTTCAACACCTCTATGTTGTGCCAGCTGGGAGGGTATCCATGAGTATCTCTGCAGCTAACGGGCGACGCTTTCAGTTAGGAGAGGTGAGCTGCGACTATCATATCTTTGGTGAGATGGAGTTCTTCACTCAAACACCTTGCCAATGGAATGTAGTGGCAGATGAACACATGCAGGTTGATGTTATTTGTATCCAGAAACTATCAGAAGCATTACATGATAAGCCGGAGATGATGTTCTTTTTCGCCTCAGCGTTGGCCGAAGATTATCAAGACTCGATGGGCATTTACACCAATCGTCTTTTACATTCGATTACCTACAACATTGCCTACGATTTGCTGGTGCAAAGCCAGACCAATACCGTGTTAGGCGGGTTCGATAAAGTGAATCAAGAAGCGGAACGTTTTGGCACATCGAGCAGGGTGTACCGCAGAGCAGTCAAAGACTTATTCGATAAAGGCTTTATCAAGAAAGGGCAACAAGGGTTGGAGATTATCGACCAGCAAGAACTGAAAGCCTTTATTGATTCTTATGAGTGA
- a CDS encoding nucleoside phosphorylase gives MAKQPHIGVDETQIAPLVIVCGEPDRANRIANLLEHAELVSENREYRIFTGTYQGKAISVCSTGIGAPSMIIAVEELKFCGATHIVRVGSAGAMQSHIGLGELIVAEGAVRDEGGSAAYVKPSYPAYASFSLLKELDGFLQQQSTPYYLGTVRSHDSFYTDDEQSLCQYWNGKGILGADMETSALFTVGRLRGVNVASILNNVVLYEQDVKDGVGQYVDEAQVMMQGERLASLAALEALIAQ, from the coding sequence ATGGCAAAGCAACCTCATATTGGCGTTGATGAAACGCAAATTGCCCCGTTAGTCATTGTTTGTGGTGAGCCAGATAGAGCGAATCGCATTGCGAATTTACTTGAGCATGCTGAGTTGGTCTCTGAAAACCGTGAATATCGAATTTTTACTGGTACTTATCAAGGCAAAGCAATATCGGTTTGTAGTACGGGCATTGGCGCACCTTCTATGATTATTGCGGTTGAAGAGCTTAAGTTTTGTGGCGCGACTCATATCGTAAGAGTCGGCTCTGCGGGTGCGATGCAATCACACATCGGGCTTGGCGAATTGATTGTTGCAGAGGGTGCAGTTCGTGATGAGGGTGGTTCTGCAGCTTACGTAAAACCGTCGTATCCGGCTTATGCGAGCTTCTCTCTGCTGAAAGAGTTAGATGGGTTCTTGCAGCAGCAATCGACACCTTACTATTTAGGAACGGTTCGCTCACACGACAGCTTTTATACGGATGACGAACAGTCGCTTTGTCAGTACTGGAACGGCAAAGGTATATTAGGTGCAGACATGGAAACATCGGCATTGTTTACTGTCGGTCGCTTGAGAGGCGTTAACGTAGCTTCCATCCTGAACAATGTTGTTTTGTACGAACAAGATGTAAAAGACGGTGTTGGACAGTATGTCGATGAAGCCCAAGTGATGATGCAAGGCGAACGACTTGCGTCACTAGCGGCATTAGAAGCCTTGATTGCTCAATAA